ttgagaatgaaataaaAATCCTATCCTGAGTAGAATTACTTATTGGTATTCTATATCTTATTTTCATGcattctattgttttttcttagaTTTCACCCCGTTATACAAATTGATTCGACAATACATTGATGGATATAACGTCAagaaaatgaaatataatttaacaGTACCTGTTCTCCTCCGTATTGACTTCAAGAAACCATTTATCAATTTACATTCTCACATGTGGATCCCACCTCGTGTAATCCCCTTGCTATCCAAACCGTTAAATCCAAAATTTCATTTTGTCGAAACACGTGATTATTGCGTGTTTGTGCGTTCTTTCGGTGGCCGTGTACATAGTTATAATGACGAATTGAAGAAACAAATAGCCATGCTGAAGAACGACCTAGATAAAGCTGGACTTAGTTATCAGCGTAGGTTTGTGTGGTTTGCTGGATATGATGCGCCATGGAAGGTATATGGCCGACATAATGAAGTGTGGCTAAGAGTGAAACATCAGAAGAAAAGCTATATGAACTTCGTATAATTTTCATAAATACCAAcgtcgtccccagggtcttgtggccccggagccgttattacggagagCCCAAAActtttatcaacaaggcaaaatgccctgggaacgaggttgcataAATACCTTCTTATTTTCATGTTATCTATCGTGtataaattttgcttttattttattcCACTGATGAAAGCAATACCTGGATATGTCTGAGTTTCTTCGTCTGTCTTCGTTTTTTTACACAGAGACCTTAAAAAGGAGTCGAGAAAATAGTCAGTCTGTCAAAGCTTCAAGTCGCCATTATGATGTTCAGATtgttaatttaataaaaatttttgcggAGTCAATCAAGTTGAAattatttgcgaaaatttattttcgcgaatgcgTCTTTTTCGTATCTAaggaaaaattataattttaagcTCGTTTCCATTTCACGTCATATTCTGCTAACGGCACACAAAgctcaagatttttttttgagtttttttattcttgttggCGCATGCATACTCATACTCAAAATGACTTTTCCAACGTTAACAAATTTCCCACAATTTACctatttgacaaaaaatttgaattcgAGTTTGATTTCTAAACATTAAAGGTTATGAATTTTGAGTTATTACACCGACGAGAATTAGCGCGTAATAGATTTGCGGTTATAAATTTTCGCAATTGACGTAAAAATGAAAATCTATATtacaatacccgtatacgtctgtccgtccgtcttgtcgcaaaatggtagcttagctgcaacgggcgaacccgtggatttttccacgggctaacgactagtattataTATTTCTGAACAAAATATTTACACAAGTTGCATTAACTTTCGTCAATGGTATATTTAAGGAGGTCTCTCTTTAAACCTCCTTGAATATACCATATATCGAAGAATATTTCTAAAGTTAATTTGGCCAAGGCcgcaaaaagtgcaaaaaattaaTACGACGTGAGCGCTGAGGTTTGGAAAAGTATCAATAGAGGATGTATACTGGTTTTCAAACTTTGCTTTTAAAACAACATTGTTTACATTTCTCAAGTGATACTTTAATAAATGACACAGAGactttaaaaaagaatcaaGAAAATAGTCAGTCTTTCAAAGCTTTAAGTCGTCATTATGATGTtaagattattatttttgtgtttcatTTTCTCACCTGTGAAAGGTCTCTCAAATCTAGTGGAATACAGCGAATGGAAGAAGCCATGGTTTTGCCACCAACAGGAATGTCGACCCTATGTTATAGTAAATAAAACGGAGAAATACGAAACCAGGTGTTACTCCCAATCGGAATGGTGGATGGCAAAAGCCCACAAACTTACCGTGCCATGTGGTAGGTTATGTAAATGTCTTCAACTTTGAAGAATTATAGGGTACTTATAATAGGGACTTCTACGAGGACTTTAGAAATAGTGCAAAGTTACAGAACTTGCATTGAATAGCAGTTTTATAAACTAAAACACTGTATTCTGTTTAgggattataaataaataaatcagttaGTGAATGATCGAGTTAtcaggttaaaaaataaatctcaGTAAAAAGGGGAATAGTTAATGAAACATCTTGGGTATATCTGCTATAAAAATGCTAGAAAAAAGACAACATGTACGCTTGGACTGTTAATATTGTAAACTGAGAAGCTCCTAGATCTAATGAAAGAATTTCTACGTCTTTCAAACACCGCGTCTTTTCTGTGACTACCCACGGATCCGTACTGACAACTATATTGCCATAGGCTTTAGTCGATTCAGTAAACCGGTGCAAGCATGTTATTGTCATCCAATCTGTCAAGTTTATTTGGCAATGCGCAAACATTGTAGGACGCAATAATGATTCCTTTTGGCATTAGTTTCCATGCGCTCAGAACCTATATTTATCTTTTGCTGTTCTGATGAAGTGGGAGGGACTAAAAAAGGGTGTGGACTAAATAACTTTTTGACTCTCTGGAGATTGGAATTAATAAAAGGGGATGTTAAATGAAGGGCGGGGTTTAAAAGGAGTTACGGTAGTCGCacctaaaattgttcttatcttgttcttatattttcaacatttatttaCATCACATTACAGTGGTCTATGAGCAAGTAAACGTTTCGCTAAATTGTAATTTTTCGAAAAGATTTGAGTTTTAATCTACCCATTGTTCTTatcttgttcttattttttatccatttttttatCCATTCCCCAGccttgttaatttttaaacaaaatgataaTTAGTGGATCCTGTGTCTTTACTATTATCAACAAAAAGTCAAAAACAGATCTCGTAATGTCACCTTTAAGTTTCCACTTTTATAATCCATTCTTCTTCTTCTAGtccatctttgtttttatttatccgCACACCTCTTTCAACCTCGTTTCCACAGGTTCTTTCCTCTTTGACATCGAAGTAACCTGGGGACAAGGATGCACCTTTTTTGAATAGTGGATTTCCAAATATTTTATGGGAATTCAATTTCGCGAGTATAAGACAAAACTGCAAACTCAGCAAAATTAATTTCGCTGGGAAGATTTGTTCCTTCAGGATAGTTGATAAGTTCATTTCTATATCATATTATTTCTATAATAATGACTTAGTCTCACAAACACAACCACTGCTAACTTAGTGTTCGTGCTCATTATGGAAAACGTTAAATTTAAACCTAGAAAAACTATAATAATGAATGTTATAAGAATATTAATCTATACTTTTGTTTAGTCCTGGCTTAGCAATCAGCATAGCCAGTATGGATAAATTGGCGTACGTGTGTTAGCATAGCTTCTTTAGATTAGATAGAAAGTTTACATGGAGTCCCTTTTGCAGGATCCTTGTTGATAATAGTTTTATAAAAACTGGAGTCATCTTTGGTACAGGAAATAAAACGTGTAATTTAGATgacttattttaataaaaacatgaaACGTTGCCATATTGCTTTCTCTTTTTAGATTTCACCCCGTTATACAAAGTGATTCGACAATACATTGATGGATATAACgtcaagaaaataaaatataatttaacagTACCTGTTCTCCTTCGTGTTGCTTTTCAGAAAAATCTTGTTAATTTACATTCTCATATGTGGATCCCACCTCACGTATTCCCCTTCTTATCCAAACCATTAAATCCGAAGCTTCATTTTGTTCACCAGCGCAATTACTGCGTGTTTGTGCGTTCTTTCGGTGGCCGTATACATAGCTATGACGTTGAATTGAAAAAACAGGTAGATATACTAAAAAGTGACCTGGATAAAGCTGGACTTGCCTACCCACAAGATTTTTTTTGGTTCGCCGGTTATGATGCTCCGTGGACAGTACATGGGCGACATAATGAAGTATGGCTTCGAGTggtgaagaagaagaaatttaACTATTgactttaaaattgttttattttcttgcCAACTagtgcttttttgttttattttgttggcTTCGTTGTCTGGATTTACAACATAACGATAACTCATCGTTAAGATGAATATATTATGTGCCTCTAGTCGTAGTTAACTTTTGCGCTGTTACTTTACTTCAAAGACTTTAAGCCTAAATCGCGAAAGTTATTTCCtacgaaaatatttaaaaagacttgaaaagaaatggagaaagtttatTCTCTCGAAATGTCTAGATATAGGTTTTTGCAAAAGATAATTCTTGAGAATTTTTGTTTATCCTCTAATTACTTTCGtggtataaaaaaaatcctttacATTACTTTTATCCTTATTGTTTTCGCGTTTTTATTGACGTGAGAATGTTTCTCTCTTTAAAGTAATTCTCTCTCACATCCCGTAAATTTCTcgcaatttattttgtttcgcGTAAACTTTCTTGCAATGAGCGAAACTCGACCAGCGGTCCCGAAAAATGGGAGAGACAGACGAACCCACTGCGCGACGTTCGAACATATGTTAGCGACGCACGCACAGATATATGTAGTTGAAGGTTTACCATGACACATTAGTGTGTCCATTCTCTACCCATGcctttataaatattatattacAGGGTGAATTATCCTCAACAGCAAATGCACACACAGCTGTGCCATGATAATCTTTTATCtacccaacctcgttcccagggcattttgccttgttgatgaagttgatagcggcgaaaTGATCATTGTTAGCCACTcagtaataacggctcaggggccacaggACGAGGATGTCATCTACCCATTCttatattgtttttctttataacaaTTTAACATGTGATTCTCTTTCCTTTTTAATTTCGCGCACCTTCATAAATGCACAAAAATAGGcctttttcgttatttttgcaTGTGAATATTGAAAGGCGCGTAAAAATCACACCATCTTTGGATCAAAGACATAAAATGGGATTGTATTATAATATATCTACGTCGCCAGTTAAACTACTTCATAAAATCCTTTTTAACACCCATACATTTCTCAAATAACGAATGCGTTGTGATATGATGTTAATTGAATGCCCTAAatcgtcaacctcgtccccgggACATATTGTATCTTTTTTACATAGAACGGCGATGCCGTCCCGGTTatagaaaagagacaacaggcgctgggagtGAGGTTGCGTTCCTTATGGAGTCACGTGGTATCTGTGTTGCCTTTATCCCTAGAGTGGACGTCGAAAAGTTTTCGCATAGATTGAGTTGATTTCGTGGGTTAACCTTTCATAATTTTGgatttaagaaaattaaaagtttcccagttaaaaatagaaaaaacgaCGCAGTGACTGATGAATTACCATAAAATTTACACGCAGGTAAACAACTTTTAAGTATGAAAAAATGATCGTAGAGTTTTCTTTTAGCTTAAATCAATCCTACGTTATATAAATCTCGCGAGTGACCACACTCCAATGGCCCTTTAGCGTCTATTAGATGCTTCACATTAATGTAGATGCGGCCTGAAAACGAGGTTGTCTCTTTAACAataatttacgggaaattcttTTGAcagctattttttgttttaattcgttattttaaaacaagttaATTAAGCGTTAAGATAACCTAGGTACAACTGGGTATAACTACAGATATATATTAGTTCTTACAACTTTTCCCACTATAACTTAGTGACTAGATAGTTAACGCAGTTTTCTTGGAGTTTTTTTGGTACgctctatttcttttttaacttcttttcaGGAGGGCTAGCATTGATAAATAGAGCAATTCCAACATTAACCACAATGCTGACCAACATTAACAAAAGAGTGTTGTACGCATCTGGTTGTATATTATGCTGAGTCAAATGCTCTTTTCGTAGCAGCATTTCGTGCTTCAAGAATTCAAACTTTAAATCGCAACCAATTGGTAAAAGAACATGCATAAGATGGTGGCTTTGACCAAGTGCGTCGAATTTACCAGGAATAAACCGCTCCGGAAATTTAGTCACGTTAGCTATGGCTGACAAGAGATGGTACAAGCCGTGTTTTAAGTACAACGGCCAGTACGTTGTATCGCAATCAATTTCATTGTCGCATGTAAACAATCTATAAAAGTATGGGAACGAGTTTACAAAAAACGGTAGAACATATGCCAACGTGCGAATTATGTATTTCACTGAATGCCATTTTGTCCTTGAGGCGCAGCATAACGTTGTTGATAAAAACGAAGTTGCTATGGATATATAAAGAAACTGGTTAGGCGAGTCGAATAAAGTCGATAAGGCATTCAATGGCCGtacgtaaaaataaaatgattgtcCAGCCCCAACTGTGTAGATGCTTATTGCAGCAtaatctaagaaaaaacatcGGTTCCTCGCCTGTGGAGACATTGCATTAAACATATGGGCAAGAGCACTCATCAAGCAAAAACCAGCCATTCCAACGGCTAACGAAAACAAAGGCCAGTGTAACGGCTCACGTAATGATAACTCGCTCGTGAAAACATATCCATATTTAGCAGCAAGATAAGAAAATGCAATCAAGTGTGAAAGAATATTGAATGATTCGTTgcatgaaaaaacaaaagtacTTTTCATACAATCCAGTGCTGTAATATATGGTTTCCTGTACCCGCTTAAAATATATGGTTCGTGAAACCCTGCATCAATAAAATCGCGATGCAAGCCGAATTTACTCGCTCTAATTTCTTTTGGTGTTTTTAATCGCGAGCGTTCCATTATGAGTTTACTAAAAGTTCCTCCACAAAAGTCTTCAGTAAGTTTCGTCTTTCATTTAACTATAAGTTACAGTTAACGCTAATGTTTCACTTCACAATATATTTTATCAATAATATACAGAAGTTGTAACGAATTTACTCAATATGTATTTAACGAGAAGACGGTTTCTACATGCTCCTATTTTTACCCGTgcgtatttttatgttttcacttatttgttttttgttttgttttagatttaaacaataCAAAGCGTTTGAGAAATATAAACAATTTGGTAAAATAGAAAACAGAGttcataataaaatatatattttttgtgtttttgtaatTTTGCTAGAAGGAAACCCGCTAGTCATATATTGAACAGAACCGAAAATGCAGCTAATTGTAATTAAGGAG
This is a stretch of genomic DNA from Hydractinia symbiolongicarpus strain clone_291-10 chromosome 9, HSymV2.1, whole genome shotgun sequence. It encodes these proteins:
- the LOC130656778 gene encoding heme-binding protein 2-like, which gives rise to MIYIFLLVCLALTTAQEISNEVDSSSKSKEWKKPWFCHNSDCRPYVAVNKTDRYETRCYPGALWWMTFRKKIPAGEPKDFTPLYKLIRQYIDGYNVKKMKYNLTVPVLLRIDFKKPFINLHSHMWIPPRVIPLLSKPLNPKFHFVETRDYCVFVRSFGGRVHSYNDELKKQIAMLKNDLDKAGLSYQRRFVWFAGYDAPWKVYGRHNEVWLRVKHQKKSYMNFV
- the LOC130657864 gene encoding heme-binding protein 2-like: MDKLAYVYFTPLYKVIRQYIDGYNVKKIKYNLTVPVLLRVAFQKNLVNLHSHMWIPPHVFPFLSKPLNPKLHFVHQRNYCVFVRSFGGRIHSYDVELKKQVDILKSDLDKAGLAYPQDFFWFAGYDAPWTVHGRHNEVWLRVVKKKKFNY
- the LOC130657387 gene encoding membrane progestin receptor gamma-B-like; the protein is MERSRLKTPKEIRASKFGLHRDFIDAGFHEPYILSGYRKPYITALDCMKSTFVFSCNESFNILSHLIAFSYLAAKYGYVFTSELSLREPLHWPLFSLAVGMAGFCLMSALAHMFNAMSPQARNRCFFLDYAAISIYTVGAGQSFYFYVRPLNALSTLFDSPNQFLYISIATSFLSTTLCCASRTKWHSVKYIIRTLAYVLPFFVNSFPYFYRLFTCDNEIDCDTTYWPLYLKHGLYHLLSAIANVTKFPERFIPGKFDALGQSHHLMHVLLPIGCDLKFEFLKHEMLLRKEHLTQHNIQPDAYNTLLLMLVSIVVNVGIALFINASPPEKKLKKK